TCGATGCTTCAGGTTGTCCTCAGGGAAGGGCGCATGGTGGGAGCGGTGCTGATCGGGGAGACAGATTTGGAGGAGACGTTTGAGAACCTGATTCTCAACCAGATGGATCTCACCCCATATGGAGAGGAGTTACTCAATCCCAGCATTGATATAGAAGACTACTTTGATTAAATGCAATTTGGAGTCACTCGCAGGCAAGTTGaagaaaacaaactgcaggGCAGGCGACACAGATGAAGGAATATCAATTAAAGGAATTGGTTTCTTTACAGATTTTGGGATAAGAGGCAAAAAATCTTGGTTCTTATTAATTCATTTGtatatttcaaaaatatattttacataaaatataaattataatcAAAACCAAGTGCCCTAAAATGGATACggaaatatttgtttgtaaATATTTCATACAGAACATTCATACATTTCAGTGcttcacataaaaaagaaatagaaacaaCATAAAGAGGATAGAAAATCAGTGTGAACTTGATAGAATACGAAAAATAGTACATTTTATAAGGAACTGTACACAAGGCAAGGTAAAATGAGAACCTATTCAGTACTCTGATATGTGTAGGTCGTTTCTGCTGTGTAGATTTGAGCCAAAAAGGACAAAAGCCCTCatattgtttttgcttgtttctgTGATCTATGTGTCCTTGATGCTAAATACTGAACAAGGGTATGTGTGCAATGTAGCTAGGTCCCATCCCAGTTTGCTCATTTTAATACAAGTTcataaaaggcttttttttgtttttcaaaaattTGCCCAGTAGCACAAAATCAATGATCTCCAGTTACACAAAGCTGATACGGTTAGCACCAGCCACTGACACACTTTCCTTCTGACTGGGATATgcatgacaataataataataaaaaaaaaaatcatcttttGTTGTCATTGTGAAACTTGATATCTGCCTAAACAGGAAATATGGCTCCTGCTCTGCCTCAGCTGACATTATAACAATAGAGATTACCAAGCTTGTTGCTGCTGGGGATTTGACACATTCCTATTGGTCAAAAGAAGAAATCATAGATGTGTACGGGATAATGTTCGCTGACAGAATAGAAATGACTCGCAAATGAACTCTGTGTTCCACTCAAAAACTTTCCTTGCATGTTTGGCTTTGGGGTTGGGGTCAGTAGTTCACATCCAACCTTTCCACTTAAGAGTTATTGCTCACTGTCCACTAATAAAGTGTGATACATTCACCCCAGTACTAATTTAACaatgattaaatattaacatgtaTGACAACAATATACGGTATGTAACAAGCTGAATAATTAGTGAGTAATAAATGGGGACATGTACTTGACCTCATTGACACCCATGAAAAGAATCATTAGGCTTCAAAACAGACTGAAGAAATATGGGCAATGAAGAAGCTGCTTTTACCTCAGATGACCCTTGAAAAGATGACAAATTGTGGGTAGAGACAAATATGTCGAGATAAAATGTGtccctttaaaatgtttctttgaaaAATCATTAGAATGTAGTTCGATGTATTGTGTATTATGTTTAATATACCGGATGCAACAGACCAGATATGTGCGCTATACTTGCTGattaatgaaaatgtctcaAAGTCAGTGTTTCCATATAGGccatagttttgttttttaaatgtcggCTCGTCTGCTGATCTGACATTTCCAACGCACGCTCATTTCACAGAGAGCTCATTCAACTACATCCCGGAAGTGACGTCCGACTTCGTGGCGTGATTTCTTTTCATGTGTTCCGCCTTGCCCCACCCCCCgtctgcgctctgattggctaaggAAAGATTTTCTTgtcgaggaaaaaaaaaacaacaacaacgtacGCTTGCACGTTGAATCACGACGGAGAATGTTGCGTCTTTTCTCTAAGTTGTACTCGTTATTTGTGATTTCAAACATGTATTACACCTCTGCCCTTCAGTCACCATTCTATAATTAATTCATGTTAATGTCAAAAACCCTGCGTTGAACGATTAAGCTCCGCCTCCGGCGCAGCCTGACGTGAGGATCACGCGCTCCCAGTGTGAGTCATTCAAGCACCGAGGAGCATCGCGTGGACGTGTTTTCCTCCATCGGGGGAGGTTTGAGGGAGATTCGCTGCGACACCGGACCGCGCAGGGACTACAGACGCTTCAGCGCGCCGCGACGTTCTGCTGCGACGCACCGCGCAGTGCTCGACAGAGTTTACAGTGTTCCGAGAATTAGAGGATTCAGACAAATGGCGAATTACATTCACGTTCCCGACGAGGCTCCCGCGGTGCCCAAAATAGACGTGACAGTGGACGAGAGCGACTACAGGTCCGGCGCGCTGAAGTTGATCAAGGAGCTGAGACCCAACTGGAAGCCGTCTGAAGTCAAAGTGAAGGTGTGGTTTGATCTACTTCAatcatgtaaatgtaaaattgtcTTAAATAGCTTTAATTTCACTTTGTGCAGCTTAATATAACGGCTAAACCTGATGTTAGCAAGCTAGGCTGTCCTCAGCTATTAAATTATTCAGGGGACGAGGTTAGCGcgtgcattttaatgtgaaaatatgCTGCTAAAATGCTACTCTGTCAAAGCCATCGAACGCCTATTGACGTTTAGAAATCTTTTTGCATTAATACTGTCTCTTACAAAAGAAATTCCTCGCTAATATTGACGTTTAGCATCGCTAATCCCAAATGCGTCGACGCTGGGAGTTCTCCTAGcggctagcgttagcatgcAGCGCGGCTCCGTAGTTTACGTTGAAGACGTGAGCGTACGTGCTGGTTGGGAATGTCACGTAAGACTCGACCAGACGACGTCATTTAGCCTGGAGATGATTGTACTgaaagaagaagggggggggggggggttagggcgCCATTCTTCAGGCTGACTTTCTCAAGCAGAACACTGTCTCCCCTGTCTGTACGTTGAGAATACACGTAACGTGACTAACtttccacgcagagacaaaggGGGTGTGGCTCCCATCGGTAAACAGGATGGGAGCTGGTCACGTGACCACTGCAAATGCTTGGCGTTGCTTcctgatgcaaaataaaaattcctGACTGTCGTTTCGTTCTCAGTCAGTCCCAATCGGGGCTAGTCTGTTAGCACTAAAGTGTTCCCGGCGACCggtttaatttaaaacaagGCAATCCAAAATATAATGGCTTTAATCAACATAGGTTGTCGGGCATATTGCCTAAATTGTACACTGTTGTGTAGATTATTGTTGTCTTAACTGTAGGTGTAAACCGAGATTATTGAAGCAACAAATTCACAATATTTCTTTACCTCCCCCCGTCTTTCTTCCGTTCTGCAGTTTTTCACAGATGGAATCACCAATAAGCTGCTGGGCTGCTACGTGGGCGCGGTCATGCAGGACGTGGTTCTGGTCCGTATTTACGGCAATAAAACGGAGCTGTTAGTTGACCGGGAGAACGAGGTGAAAAGTTTCCGAGTACTGCATGCACACCGCTGTGCACCGCATCTTTACTGCACCTTCAACAATGGCCTGTGTTACGAATTCCTCCAAGGAGCTGCGCTGGAGCCTGAAGACATTCGCAGCCAGCCTGTTTTCAGGTAAACGCTAATCTGTTGAGGGGTGGAAACTGGAAGCTGCTGACAGTCGGATTGGCTTTCATGGTTTAGTTATACAAAATACACCCGCTCCCACAGCTGCCGTGTCCTTCACAAACTTCACGTTGTCCACACGGAGCGTTGCCTCCCAGTCGTGAGTTTTAAAATAAGGGTTCGGCGAAAGGTTTAAAACGGCTCGGCTGAACTTCCGTGAACTGTTTGCATGTTCATCTAAATTCAAAACTGAAGCAATTCACTTTTGCAGTAGATTCGGAGTCCAGTTTGCATGAGACGGCGTTCCGCTCAAATGCAGATTCTCCCATCGTCTCCTTTCTCTCGCAGTCTCATTGCCCGGCAGCTGGCCAAATACCACGCCATCCATGCCCACAATGGCTGGGTGCCCCAGTCTGACCTGTGGCTGAAGATGGGCAAGTACTTTGCACTCATTCCCACGAGCTTTGAGGATGCCGAGAAGAACGCCAGGTGAGGTCAGGTAGAGGGCTGTTACATATTGAGATCTTTAAATCTCTCATTCCTTACTCGGATTGGAGACTTTGATGATGGAATAGCATAATGAGTGAGCAATCGCTGTGAAAGTACCTTGTTTGTATACGGTATTGTATATTTCTCAGCTATTGCCACATGTGACaatgactccccccccccccccccccccctgttactCTTTATCAACGAGTCACATGATTAAAGCAGCCACGTGTGCGGCGGACTGTGAAACATATTTATCACCTGTTTCTCGGGTGTGGAGCAAGTCGAGGAATTCCTAACCTCTTAAGTTTACACCGACAGCATTCCCGAGAGATGACGTAAAACGGTGAAAGATAGCAACACTAAAGCAGGAAGAATAACCAGCTTTCAGAAGCTGGACGGCGCCCAGCTGTTTCCTAACATGACTGTTTTATAGTCTTGTAAACATGTTGCCCTCCTTTCAGTCTGTGTAATTAAGATAGTAAGTTATTAATTAAgtaattgttgtttttaacgGAACACTTGTATTTATCTGTGCTGTCCTGCAAATCTAAAACAAACAGTGACTTTGTAGACTTTTGATTTCCATGGAGGCAAACTGAATATTGTCACTAATTAAAAACAGATGTTTCATTGAGCTTCTGTTGAAAGCAGCTATTAAACGGTCGTAGCTCAAGCGTTAGCCTGATTGTATGAGAaagtatttgtacatgtacAAGCAAAAACTACAAGTTCCATCTATCCTGTAGACCAGTGGTGTCAAACTCTTTTTCTCCCAGGGCCTTGTGGTGGCcatcaaagggccagttgtagcCCTAACGCAGTGTAACTATTacttaatgtaatgtaaaataaatgtaactgctccttaacatgctgttaaataactttatttattacttaattaagttacaaacattacacaTGCAAATTGCATAGTTGTAAAAGTATATGGATACCTTATTGCTGTAAATTAATTACCTGGCGAGGCGGCGGGTTTtctaatcgccggcgtctgtctgtccgtctgagATAGACGGACAGATAActcagcatttttatttgacacaatcatgcaggctaggggacctctatcttaccgAGATAAAAGCTACCAAGAACAACGtctaaccttttggtgatgatgcagaTCGCCGTGTGGAAATCTaattgggaggggaatgagctgcttggtggaggtctgtgctctctgagtgcttctctagttgtAACGTTAATCCTTCCAAtttatcaggttaagaaaaccacattacaccatcgatcaataatcaaaagtattcaagtaaataatattaaatgatAAATACGGAAAAAAATATCGTCCAACGCAAGTTAACTTTGTTCGAAAcgcttttgtcacagttgagaggagcagaacaagCAACGATTGTGAGCTGCTCAGAACACGAGACACTCGGCTCTCGTGGGCCACAGACGATGACGTGGcggggccacatttggcccccgggccttgagtttgacacacgcTGTAGACGAtcacaatcgtctcgtctatAGTCGTGTATCGGCTTCAggctatcccagctggctgcgGGCAAAAGGCGGGGCACATCCCTGATGAGACGCCACaagaaatacaaacaaacacgctCACGCCTACGGCTAATTTGAAATGACAAATTACATGCCGCAAACCAGTTGCggaaaagagtgtgtgtgtgtgtgtgtgtgtggggggggggggggggtttcttaAAGAAGGGATTTGTCCTAGACTTGTAGATGTACAGCTGTGTACTGCATGAGTGTTTTTGTACCATTAAACATTAAAGCACCTTATTTAGTTCCCCCTCCGTCCTTCTATCGGTGACTCTGACTCCGCCCTCAGGTTGAGGACGGAGGTGCCCGACCCGCCGCGCCTCCGAGAAGAGCTGGTGTGGCTCCGGCAGAGCTTGTCTGTGTTGGGCTCCCCGGTGGTTCTGTGCCACAACGACTTGCTCTGCAAAAACATCATCTCTAACCCGGAGACAGGTGAGTATTACTGTGTGGCTCTGTGTTGTTAGCGTGAACGGCATTGGTGCCTGCGCTCAGGTAGGAATCCCACTAAGTGCCCTCGGGCAAGGTTAGTCACATGCTTCTCAGGTGTTGAATTAGAACGGCCAGAGAAGACACTCTTATCTGGAGGAGCACAAATAAAGTGTTGGGACTGAGGGCGGGACAAAGTTATGTGTACCTGTCTTCACGTAATTTGGCAGCGCCCGTAAATGCACCTGTGACTTTCCTGCTGTCCGTTATGAGTTAAAGCGACTCGTCTGTTCCTGATTTTTTAGTTTTCCTGGGCTTCAGGTTCCTCGTTCCATTTAAGCCCAGAGAGCCCTCCCCCGTTCGGAGGTGCAAGGCGGCGGCGTTTCTAATTGGGCTCTGGTTCTTTATTTCCGAAACGCTGTCTGATCTGCCGTTCTAATTCTGTGATGAGTACCTGGAACGTAACCCGGCCCGAACAGACGGAGCCGTCCCATCGGTTGTACCGACGGCGCTCGGCTTTAGCATCATGTCCTCGTGCAGACCTATTGGCCTGCTTTAATCAGATTGTACCAGTGAAACTGTTTAAAGAGATTTGCAACTAAAAGTCTTCTACAGATTCACTGTCTTTGTAAAGTGGAGGGATAACAacgtgggggtgggtggggggggcttcaggttctttttttttttttatgtatgtgGGAGGTGGGTGGGGTGAGCTGTTAGCCCCCTCGTCGGTTTGCGGCGAGGGGCGGGGGCCCTTCTCACAGCTCCTTGTGTCTAGCCTTTCTCCCCTAGGATGACAGCTGAGGCTGTGGCTGCCCCGCGCCGCCCTGGAGGGGAGAGACAGACCTCACGCGCTGAGGGCCCGTCGTGTAGTCTGCCCCCCACTGCTCGGGCTAATCGGGATGAGTTCATGGCGGCAGTAGGAGCCACGTACCTACCCATTACCCTCCAGTGTCgctcgcccccctccctccgccaGCTGTCCTTCTGACATTAACTAGGCTACTTTGCGATGCTGGTCGTTTACATTCTACGTcactgctcctttttttttcccctcacaaCTGTGATTTCACGGCATCGGTATTGATCGGCGGTCGGTTCGTATCGGTGAAAGGATAAATCTGGTGATGTTTAGTCAGTCGGAGCCGCCTTTAATCAAACCTGTCTGTAATACCAGGACGTTTCTCTATTTTCAGATACGTTACGATGAAATGCACGCGATGTAGTTTGGTCACTATGCCTGCCTGCTGGTCTCGATGCGCGAAATTCTCTAACGACTGAAACGCGCTCCGCCCCGCTTCCCCCTCCCAAATGGACAAACGTGTGCTCCGTTGGATTTGAATCTTTGTCCTCAGAAGGAATGCATGAGAAAGCTGAAAGACGAGGCGGCCGCTGCGTTTGATCTCTGCGAGGGATTTGTTGGCATGAAGAAATGTAGAATATCAGCAGCTTTATCCTTCACAGCCAAACATgcttctggaaaaaaaaaaaagtttttcttaTTAAAGGCATTAAGATCTGCAACACAATGATTTGAATATTCATTTATCAAACGGAACTGTGCAAACGCTAAACAAGGAAGTGTTTCCAGCGAGCAGCATTTGGGCGTCTGCGTTAACATCTGTTGATGACGCATTTAAGTATTTGCAGACTTGCGGAATCATCTTTCAGGCTTGAATacgtttttttttgggggggggggaataatacTGATAAAAACCAGAACAGTATGTCATGTGTAATCGCAAAGGCGTTAGCGAAGTAAGCTCATCAGGGCCTCGCCTACTACGCCATCCACAGGAGATTAGGAAGCATCAACAGTCCTGGGACTTTGGTTCCAGGTCATACCGGTAATGGCTATTTATTTGCCACGCCCACTCAAGCTGCGTTCAATCCCTTCCCCGCTGCTTCTGCagctttttttgttctgttgaaAAGGCGGCGTCGGCGTGAAGTCTGAACACCTATCGTGCTGCGATGCCACCTCTGCTCGCCTGTTGTTGCTGTCGGAACCGCTGGTCTGCCAAATGCAACAACAGACTTcctgtatggggggggggggggcagcatttaAAAAGCTCTCTAGTTTCTCTTGCCTCTCACTTTTCCTCAGATGTTGGCAAagaccacaaaaaaaaactcgtTCTATCACACACACGAGCCGCAAAATGTGCAGGTCAGCAGCCAACGGGAAACCTCTCAAAGGTTCTGTCACTTGCAGCCGCAGCAGAGGCGTCGCCACGATTGGGCTAGCAGCAGACCAATAGGAAGGGCCCTTCGGAGGGGAGTGTTGCGAGTCGTGAACTCGAGGTTTGcacgcgagagagagagcgtgtaaAGAAACGTAACGGGGAATTTGGCTTGCAAGGCCCGATGTTTCGACGCTGTGCGCTGGAGCGGGGATGGATAAAAGACATGTCGGTGAGAGAGTGAGACTGTGTGGAAGATGTTTGCCCCAACCTTTTCATCTGCTGCACAGGGGGGCTATAGCCACTGCCTGGAGGTGTTCAGTTGTGTCCCGCTAGGACCCACCCGCCGGCTGGTAACCCACCTCCAAGTGTCTTTCTCTGTAGTCCAGCACCACCTCAGAGATTTGTGTTCCACATGTTAGAGCCAAAGGCTTTGAATCAAAGCAAGACATTTAAGAGAAGAGACTCTGAAGGACATTTATTCTGATTCAAAATTCTAGCGTTTCTTCGGGGCTTGGAAGTACGGGTTTGTAATTTGAGCTCGAGCACATCACGACTGAATTCTTCTCCCTTTGTTCGTTGTTAATACTTCATGCTG
This portion of the Brachionichthys hirsutus isolate HB-005 chromosome 22, CSIRO-AGI_Bhir_v1, whole genome shotgun sequence genome encodes:
- the etnk1 gene encoding ethanolamine kinase 1, whose translation is MANYIHVPDEAPAVPKIDVTVDESDYRSGALKLIKELRPNWKPSEVKVKFFTDGITNKLLGCYVGAVMQDVVLVRIYGNKTELLVDRENEVKSFRVLHAHRCAPHLYCTFNNGLCYEFLQGAALEPEDIRSQPVFSLIARQLAKYHAIHAHNGWVPQSDLWLKMGKYFALIPTSFEDAEKNARLRTEVPDPPRLREELVWLRQSLSVLGSPVVLCHNDLLCKNIISNPETGSVEFIDYEYAGYNYQAYDIGNHFNEFAGLNEVDYSHYPDRAFQLQWLRSYLEAYKQHKGQRAAVTDGEVETIYVQVNRFALASHFFWGLWALIQARFSTIDFDFLDFLGYAILRFNQYIKMKSEVAALNLPE